The genome window actttgggcccgcttttcatccggacgtaaAAATTcggccccctatcccaaagaggttttaaccgccttaatgcgcaaatattgataaccatcatatcgaagtgaACTTGGAGTCACGACTCAGGAAACCATGTAGTTTATTAGGATACAGATGAAATAATTTATGATGAACTtaacagggtggtgaaagtgtaCGATCTTGATGCACCTTCACAATAACTATTGAGTGTctaattctggtgacatgatttACTGCCGTtggacaaataaaaaatattcttGCTCTCAACCATAATCTCATTTAGACTAGCCAacccgcactgtatctgcgagATGTTGGCATGTGCTAAAACCAGAGTCcacacatttgctatttaacttTCTATTGGGTACGTTAAAAATGTAGGAGAaaagtgtgcactacgtcatcacgcactgaTTTATATCCACAGCGAGTCCGTTTGTGGGAAACACAACCACTGCTGAGAGAATTTGCATATTTTCTGTGGATTTGAGAATAATTGCATGAAAATCTGCCGCCAATTGGCTGGAAACCTAGCTAGCgatatttaaaaaatgacgtgtgtgtgtatatatatatatatattttttttttttacaattaccTCCATGTTATTATCAAGGATATGAATTGATTTATTGATATAACCTATTTAGAGGAAGTATGTTATTATACTTTCATTCTGTCATTGGGGGTTGCCAATCTTATTTTATGCAAACAAATGCATTTTTAGGAAAAGTGTTCTTGAATAAGCCAGTGCCATAGCAGAGGTGTATCACCTGTAAACCATAAGCCTGTGTGTGACTATCACCTTGTCTCTATTTGATCTTACTGGATGTATGAATGTCAGGTTTAATTATCTCCTCTCTGGTCCTGACTTCATTAACATTTTTAAACACCTAGAAAAAGGTGTACATTACCACACTTTCATCCCAAGTGATCAAACGTAGAACTCTATAGGCTATATTAACTTCCATTCAAGATTAATTGTTTGCTGTGTATTTGTGAAAGACTGCTTTTTCTttggtactgtaggtgtgagcCAGTGGTGTGAAAGGCTGCCATTAGACAGACAGCACTGTTTTCTCACCCCAGGGTTCTGCTCCGCAATGACCAGTCACTGCCAATTAGCCAGCATCCATATATTCATGGTGGGGGAAACTAGCTGGTTTTTCAGCTGTATGAGAGCTGTATGAGTAACTAAGATTGGATTGTACAGTAAAATGTAAGGCCCAAAAAATATTTCCTCAGTTATCATGGATTATTCTCTCTATAATACATGTTTATTAAGTCATATTGTACTTTCTGACTAATTAATTATTCTGAACAAAGAGGGATCAATAAACTATTTGCATGTTAGTAGGCTAGCCATGAATCCTTGGCACGTGTAGCAGTCCCTTCAAAATGATTAGGAGATGTGGGCAGGAGTGCTTTGCCGCTGTGCTGACGTTGGTTTGATAAATGGCTTCTATTTTGGGCTGCGACTCCCTGGCTACTTTAAACAGACATAGCTTAGAGTGCAGAAGCTCCCTAGAGGAAACGGACAAAGACTTTCATCCTTCTGAGCCTGGGCTGAGGAGCGGCTGATTAGTTTTATACCACCAACCACACCCTTCTACATTCACTTCCCCAAGAAACCTCATGTAGGCATTAACACTAAGTCAAAGTGTGATGCCACTTTGGGTAAACTCGCATTGATTTGGTTGGAGCACCTCGTCAAGGCTGGCAGTCATAATGGTTAGACTCTGACACATCCTCTCTGCAGACTGCTCAGTTAGTCTCTATTCctatcctcctctgctcctctatcACTTATTTTACTCTTTCTCTGGCTTTTATGTGACCCTGTTATGACTCCCCCCTCAGGAGTTGCAGAATGAGGTGCAGAAGGAGAGCGGGGTGCTGCAGCGGCTGCAGTCTCAGCGCCAGGAGGTCCAGGATGCTCTGGAAGAGCTGGACCAGCAGAAAACCACTCTGGAGGAGCAGCTTGGTCACATCCGCCAGCAGTGCAGCCATGAGAACCAGCTGGTGAGACTACATGACCTATCAACCAACCATAACCTCACACAGCACCTGGAACACCTTCAGAGAGGAACCAGTCAATAGCAAGTGTATTTGTTGGTCCGCTTGTCCTCTATTTTGTTTAAACTCTTCTTGTTTTTCTcatcgcgtgtgtgtgtgtgtgtgtgcgtgtgtgtgtgtgtgtgtgtgtgtgtgtgtgcgtgtgtgtgtgtgtgtgtgtgtgtgtgtgtgtgtgtgtgtgtgtgtgtgtgtgtgtgtgtgtgtgtgtgtgtgtgtgtgtgtgtgtgtgtgtgtgtgtgtgtgtgtgtgtgtgtgtgtgtgtagatctcaTCACTAGAGGTGGAGCACGCGGAGCAGGAGCAGAGGATAGAGGAGTACGAGGAGCAGCTGGTGCAGGCCAGAGAGGAGCTGCTGCGGCTGCAGGAGGAGACTCAGCATTTGGAGGAGAAGGTGCAGGCAGCGCGGGAGCAGCTCACCCCCTTGCAGGAGTCTGTCCGAGACTCCTTCTCTCAGGTCTCTCAGGTGAGTCTACTCAGactcaccatcattactaccacaGTGGTGGCATGGTGCAAAGATTTAATGGTGGTGAGACAGAGCAAAATCAACGATTTTATAGTGATTGTTGTAAATTCAGATTTCACTAATGTCTATTCCTGACATAGGAAAATATACAAGAGAATATCAGGTAAAGGCTGAGTTAGTGGattgctctctctcacccttctatCCCTCTGCCCTTTACCTCTGTCTGCACTGGGGGCAGGTGGAGCAAAAGCTGAGTGATCTACagttggaggagaggacagtcacatcCCAGCTCAGCTGGAAGAAGGCCCTAGAGGAGGATCCAGTGCTGGTGAATGGTTCAGCGGATGAGCAGCATCAGGAGGACCAGGCAGAGGAGCTGAGAGTGGAGCCTCCAGCCATCCAGCCACAGATGGGGCCGGCTGAACCGAGAGAAGAACAGATAGAAGTAGTGAAGGAGGACAGGTCTAAGACCCCAGAGGAACCGGTGCCTAAGTCTGATGCCTTCGAAGACCTCTATAACAGCCTGTCTTCCACTACCTGGCCAGTACTACAGGACAAACCTGTGAAGGCAATATATCATACTCTGAAATATGTCATTTACAATTTTGTTCATAAGTCTGTATTCTGTCATGCCATCATGGTGTCTGAAATGTGTTTTCCCTTCTCTTTCCTTAGGAGCACATTAGTCCTGTTGCTTTCACTCTCCAGGAGCAGAGAAGTCCTACTTCTGAAGTTGAGGTAGAAAAACAGGAAGAGTAGTCGTTTTAAGCTAGCACTCCCAATGAACAATATGGTCACATAATCTTTAGCCATTGGACTCTTCCCTGGGCTCATGCCTGACCACTGTACTGATAACCTGTATCTTTTCAGCAGGTGGAATCCCCAGAGCCAGAGGGGAGACCAGAGTCAACTGAGCCTCCGCAGGCTACCCCGCCTGCCCTGCCACCACAGAccactccccctccactccctgccCAGCCTACCATGTCCCCAACGACCAGCCCCCCTCCGCTCCCTGGCATGGACTTCTTCCAGTCAGACCCCTTCATTGACCGTGAGTTCCCCCTCCCACCTCACAAATGGTACAATTAACAGGAGCCATTTCGAACTTGAATGTATTTAATGAAATCCCAACTGATTATTGTATTTCCTTCCGTCTCTCTGTGCAGATGATCCATTTAAAGATGATCCGTTTGGAAAGGCAGATGTTTCCTGTGAGTGAGTCTTATTAACTCAACAAATCGTATTATCACCATATCAGATATTTTCATATTGGCCTATATTTTGAATGTTAACCTACAACATAGCTGTTCTTCATCAACAGATCCGTTTGGTGGAGACCCGTTTAAGGGCACAGACCCCTTTGCTGCTGACTCCTTCTTCAAGCAGTCTTTGGCTGCCCCCTTCCCTTCTGCTGACTCCTTCACCCTCGCTGACCCCTTCAGTGGCAGTGCCAGCCTAGCAGAGCCCAATCTGTTTGCCGCTCCGCTCAACAATGCTGCCGGAATGGACCCCTTCAGTGCCAAACCCCAAAACAAGGCAGCCAGGGACCCATTCAGTGCCAAGGTCAACAATGTGGATGCAGATCAGTTTGGATCCAAAATCGACTCCCTGGCAGAGCCAGATCCGTTTGTCTCGCAGGGCACAGCAGGCCCAGATCCCTTCAGCTGCTCCCAGCCAGGCTCTGAGCTCCCCACCGTGAGTGGTGccaccatagagatcctattaaattaacATAGTATTCtcattcctaattctatgggtgCCACAGTGCTGAACTTTCCATATGCCTTAGGAACACTCACTCAGGCAGCTACCCAGTTTACCCCAATCCCTCCCCCTGCACCAACACTTTGTGTTAATTATGCTCCAAGAAAGACTGTCTGTGCATGGTTATGAAGATTGACTGCACTTACTCCTGTCCTTAATTATTCTAGCTAGGTTGgcactgttttttttatttttaggatTTGAGTCATAAAACTGACATTGTATGTGTTTTTCTCCCAGAAGGATCTCACTGCAGCAACTAATGACCCTTTTGCACCTGGAGGCACTGCAGTAAATACTGGCTCTGACCCAGGTAAGACTCCAGGGATGGAGCTTCCCTCTCGGCAGTGGGTGGTAGGGCAGATGGTAGCACCCTGTTTGGCTAAACTGTGTGTGCTGAGTAATAGCTACACTGTGTGTGTCCTTCAGATCCATTTGCTGCCGTCTTTGGCAATGAGTCATTTGGACTTGGATTTGCAGACTTCAGCGCACTGGCCAAGGTAAAATCCTGATTGGGTTCTCTAGTTGTCCCTGTTGTGTATCATCATCGTGAGTAGGACTAGGGAGCACTAGCTATTAACAGGGACTTCCGTTTAACCTCCGTGTCCTTTTTTTAGATAAGTAGTAGTTTGATATCTGTGGGTGTGAGCATGTCTGGAGAGGACTGCCTGTTAACACATCCCCCTCAATTATTCATGCTGTCAAGGAGGAAGGTGTTGGTGGTGTTGATGTAAACATAAGAGAGTAGTCAGTCATGCTCTTCTGGACCTCTGGTTGTTTGCCAGTCGAACAGTTGTGACCCCTTCGCCTCATCGAACCCGTCCAACAACAAGAACCTGTTTAAGGAGGACAGCCAGCCCAGCAGCCCAGATGTTCCGCCAGCTTTGCCCCCCAAGACGGGAACGCCCACTagacctccccctccacccccaggtCAGTTCTCCTGCTGCTCCTAACTCTGGAAAGCTTATGTTCATTCATGGTGTTTGTTGTCAGTGCTTTTCTACTGCCAGTTACGAGTAGCAGAATGGCATTTGTATTTAAAACATGGATATTTAGTACCTAGTGTGTTTTTATAGTCCTTGTTACACTTGTTAGGAGTTCTTCCCTGGGTGCCTCATTccttactgaggtgtgtgtgaatGCAGGTAAGAGGTCCTCCATCTCCAGATCAGAGTCGTCGGAGTCTTTCCACAGACGGGGACCATTTCTGCCCCAGGGCTCAGGAGATCCCCCTTTCTCCCAACCTGCCAAGGACACTGCCCAGGACCCCTTCGCCCCATCCTCACCCCGCCAGCCCGCACGGGACCTTGACCGATTTGCCAGCTTTGACAAAGTGAGCACCTCCCCTGCCCCCTCTCACCTTCCTGACAGCGACTAGGTCGCCCTCCTCTGTTTACTCGCTCACAAGGCACATCCAGCAAACAGCACTCTCAGCATCTCCTCCATCCATAGCCAGACTCTCAACCTTAACTATCTGAGGAGCATGTTAAGGCCTCAAGgaactctgtgtgtgtatatagactTTTGATTATTTTAAATGAATTCCTTTGTTTTGCTAAAGAGGTCATCTCTATAATTTTGTTAATTTTTCTCTATATTCCTTCTGCCTTGTGTAATCCATAGTTATTTTATTAGCAATGTTATGTTTCTTTATGTAAAGTTTTATTTATATCTGCAGTTACATTTCTGTTTATTTCTAAGTTGAACTGGAGTTTAGCCTTGTAATAATTGAAGATGTTCCCTTGATTAACTTGCACTGCCTATCTTTACTTATTTAAtagtgtagatatagatatacactaagtgtacaaaacattaggaaaacctgctatttccatgacgtagactgaccatgtgaatccaggtgaaagctatgatcccttatcaatggatcttgttaaatccacttcaattagtgtaAATGAATGGGAAGAGACAGATTAATGAGGGATTTTTAAATCTTGAGACATGGACTAGACAAAATGTTgtagtgcctttgaacggagtatggtagtaggtgccaggcgcaccggtctgagtgtgtcaagaattgcaacgctgctggttttcatgctcaacagtttcctgtgtgtatcaagaatggtccactacccaaaggacatccagccaacttgacacaactgtgggaagcattggaatcaacatgggcaagcatccctgtggaatgctttcgacaccttgtagagtccatgccccaacaaattgaggctgttctgagggcaaaggggggtgcaactcagtaTTCCTAATATTTTGTCCACTGTGTATATTAATAAACATTCTAATATATTTTAAAATCAATCATCTTCACTGAGTGACATTAGTCACCACTAACTGGACTAAAAGCACACACGTATTCTGCATATCACTCATGAGCCCCTAGTTGGCTGTGGATGGAAAGGCTGCTTGCTTTGACTCctgtgattttatttatttagcaCAACCCCAGAAAGGATGAAAGGCTTGCTCgtgctccttctcctcctccctctgacTGCCTCCACCCTGCATGACCTCCTGCGCCCTGCACACACTGTGTCCTTGTGTCTGATTGGCTGGTTCCCAATGATGCTCCACAGCTCCTCATCACCCTCTCACTCTGACTGGAATCATTCCTCATCCTGCATCCTACCATTTGTCCTGCTATTACCACTAATACCACCCATTAGTACTGACTGCACTGTGGAGGATACTTCTGCTCTTGAGTTTTTACTCTTCTGTTCCTCAGTCGAATAAGCTCAATAAAAGGTCTGAAGGGTTCCATCTCTGGGCTCCATGTATATCCATATTCACCAGGGTGATTTCCCACAGATTGCTGCAGTTTGTGTAATGGAGTTAAGAACGTACCAGAAAGCGCGCTCCACAGCTAACTCAAAATGTTGTGGATTGAGCCATCCAATTGGTACCTTTTTTGGGTGGCTCAACCCATTGGAACATTGTCAAGGAGAGCAGTCACATGTGTTGGCAAAGCAGAGGTCCCGAGTTGGAGCCAGTTTATGAaccgggagggggagggagtggtaCTAGCTAAGAAAGCAGCGTGACGTCCGTAACATTGGGTCCTTTATATGTTCTAATATGATGCGTCAATTCTGGTGTATTCAAATCCTGGATTCAATTATGACTTGAGCtgtaaaaaaataacaattgGTTTGCTCTGAATTCACTAACCTAGTTTTACTAGCCTCTTTATAAGCATGTATGGATGTTTGTTAAATTGAGTAGCCATTTTATGAGTAGAGTAGCAGAAGTCAAATGGTCCAGAGGATTGAAAGGGCAAAAAGGACCTCTGTCTTCAGATTAACACTAATGTGTGAATGACTGTGTGCATTAGGCGATTGTGGTCAGACTACTTCGACTACAGTTACCGTGATTGAATTAGTGCATATAGTTCTAATGACACTACTTACTACTAGTTGTTAACCTTTTTGCTCAACTCTCTTCAAAGTACCCTTTATTAATATTTATGTGCCAAACACCAGGCAGTGAACAAGAGTCACATGCTCATTATCTATAGGGAAGTAATAATCTTGTAAAAACAGTATAATGTCTCCCAGGTCTTGACTGTTAACCTTTGTGACCTCCTTGCCAATGTGCAGAACTCTATATAGAACTTCTGCTTTCTCTTTGTCGATCTACCACATCTCTCCTTTTGGTATCATTCACATGCACTTTAAGACTAAGAAATATGCATGTTGCAATCTGAGCCAATAGTCAGCATATTGCGGTACAATACTGTATTAATTTGCATTCACATTGATATAGATGAGACACGCATGCTTCTTATTATATTCCGTATGTACTCACTAAACACTAACCAGGTTTTGCCATCCCACTGTCTTATGTGCATGATGTCTGTTGCTGTTTGAAACAGACTTGTACATTCTGTCACATGActctggggtgggggggggggggtaatacattatttatttatttttttaaacattgtgaGAAATTGCAACTGTTTGCTATTGGAACAAACATAAAGCTATATTGTAATCTATAGAATGGAACAGATTACCATAACCAAGGCGATCAGTATGCTGTTGCTTCGGAGAGACATGGCTGTTTTTAATACAGAGAATTACAGACATGCTGTGTCTTGGGGAAATGTGTGACCAATATGGGGGATGTTAAATTCAGTGAATGTCTTTGGGGGGGGTAGTAGTATGTATTTTCTGGATCTCTGAGGTGTTCTGATGGGGCTGTGCTGTGTCTAtgcgtgtgtttttgtgtgtttctatgtggtGTGAAGCAGCAGTACCCTACCGAGGAGGACATGATTGAGTGGGCGACGAGGGAGAGTGAGCGGGAGGAGAAGGTGCGCTTGGCCAGACAGGCACAACAGGAACAAGAGGATCTGGAGCTGGCCATTGCCCTGAGCAAGTCAGAGTTCTCCTGAAAGACTCTGGTTACCCCTTGTGACCCAGCACGCAccaaaggaaggaaggagtgagggaTGGGGAAAACTGAACTAATGGGCCTACTATTCGGTCCCAATGAAGATATTTGAGTATTTGCTCCTCGCTCCTACCAACCCCCACAATTCCACCAACTGTCTTTTGTTTCGCTCACAATTGGCATTTTCAGAGTTTGTCTATGTAATAACAAATCCTCGTGTTTGGCTGAGTAGTAGGTATAGAGATGATTGGCTGTTAGACTTCAGTAGTCCTCCTGATACAATCTCCATGTCTATACTGTATGTGTAGCTGTAATGTCCCCTCATTTCAACTACACAGACCACATTGCTAATAACCAACTGCAAAAGTTCAGTCCCCATCTGTATTGCTCTTGCCTACTCCAGACCAGATGGTATTGagctctttaaaaaaatatattgtctTGATATGATTAACTCTAACTAGATAGGAAAAGAGTAATGCTCATCTAATTCATCTGGGTGAAAACCAATGTCAAATTAGAATCCATATGTGATTAAGGTTTGCCTGGGGCAAGTGACCTGAGTAGTCGTGCAAGTTGACTGCTCTATGGTTGCCCCATTGATGACAACCCCAATGCAAAGAATTCCAGTAGTCTGGTCTTTCTGGTTCCTACTTTACATTTTGATCATAATCTTTGTGCAAACCGGAAAATACTCCTGACTTGCCCAATGGGTGCCTTTTCAGACCTTAATGTCAATCTCTGTCATTCATCTGGCTATACACCAGACATCTACAGTACAGAGTGAATTGGATTTCATGGctggggtgagatcttgcttgTGTAAAAAAACAATGTTCTTAGATGACCTGACGTCAAGGTCTACCAAATTAAATGAATTAGTGTTTTATGAGTAGAGTAGCAGAAGTCAAATGATCCAGAGGGTTGAAATGGCTAAGAGGACCTCTGTCTTCGGATAAACACTAATGTGTGAATGACTGTGTGCATTAGGCAATTGTGATGGTCAGACTACTTCGACTACAGTTACCGTGATTGAATTAGTGCATATAAGTCTAATGACACTACTTACTACTAGTTGTTAACCTTTTTGCTCAACTCTCTTCAATGTACCCTTTATTAATATTTATGTGCCAAGCACCAGGCAGTGAACAAGACTCACATGGTTGTACAGGTGCTAAAAAGAACTAAACCAGTAAAACCACTTATGTCCAAACCTGTGCATGTAGCCCCAAATGTAGGCCACTTTTTAATGATCTTGATATATAATCTGCCCCTCCCAACACTACGCACCAATACAGTCAAAAGACGAAGAACATGACTAAACTATTTTATTTTGTGGTTCATGAAGTAATGTTGTGTTAAATATCAGATGTCAAGATTTTGGAAAGTAGGTCGGTTGTACAGGAATATTATTGAAATGTATTTTAAGTTGAAAGATATAATGATTGAGTTGTTAGCTAGAAACTTGGATACATGTGTGAAAATACTTCC of Oncorhynchus gorbuscha isolate QuinsamMale2020 ecotype Even-year linkage group LG15, OgorEven_v1.0, whole genome shotgun sequence contains these proteins:
- the eps15 gene encoding epidermal growth factor receptor substrate 15 isoform X4, coding for MAASLSLTQLSSGNPLYDKYYRQVDPSGSGRVAAADAALFLKRSGLADLVLGKIWDLADSERKGCLNDQQFFIALRLVACAQNGLEVALKSLNLAVPPPKFHDTSSPLLPGGVSIDSPWVVKTEEKLKFDAIFESLSPVGGMLSGEKVKPVLLNSKLPVDVLGRVWELSDLDRDGMLDRDEFAVVMYLVYRALEGEPIPMSLPATLVPPSKRKKLPVSVPPVMPLLPSPPSIKERRSSHSGSKTLPSKPAATPVTWAVSPPDKAKYDEVFANTDLDMDGLVSGPEVRDIFLKTGLPSATLARIWELCDIGDIGKLTREQFALALHLINQKLTKGVDPPQNLCPEMIPPSDRLSFAAKQSNAANLAADFSAIKELDSLSNEIVDLQKEKSSVEQDINEKEERIRERTSEVQELQNEVQKESGVLQRLQSQRQEVQDALEELDQQKTTLEEQLGHIRQQCSHENQLISSLEVEHAEQEQRIEEYEEQLVQAREELLRLQEETQHLEEKVQAAREQLTPLQESVRDSFSQVEQKLSDLQLEERTVTSQLSWKKALEEDPVLVNGSADEQHQEDQAEELRVEPPAIQPQMGPAEPREEQIEVVKEDRSKTPEEPVPKSDAFEDLYNSLSSTTWPVLQDKPVKEHISPVAFTLQEQRSPTSEVEQVESPEPEGRPESTEPPQATPPALPPQTTPPPLPAQPTMSPTTSPPPLPGMDFFQSDPFIDHDPFKDDPFGKADVSYPFGGDPFKGTDPFAADSFFKQSLAAPFPSADSFTLADPFSGSASLAEPNLFAAPLNNAAGMDPFSAKPQNKAARDPFSAKVNNVDADQFGSKIDSLAEPDPFVSQGTAGPDPFSCSQPGSELPTKDLTAATNDPFAPGGTAVNTGSDPDPFAAVFGNESFGLGFADFSALAKSNSCDPFASSNPSNNKNLFKEDSQPSSPDVPPALPPKTGTPTRPPPPPPGKRSSISRSESSESFHRRGPFLPQGSGDPPFSQPAKDTAQDPFAPSSPRQPARDLDRFASFDKQQYPTEEDMIEWATRESEREEKVRLARQAQQEQEDLELAIALSKSEFS
- the eps15 gene encoding epidermal growth factor receptor substrate 15 isoform X6 gives rise to the protein MAASLSLTQLSSGNPLYDKYYRQVDPSGSGRVAAADAALFLKRSGLADLVLGKIWDLADSERKGCLNDQQFFIALRLVACAQNGLEVALKSLNLAVPPPKFHDTSSPLLPGGVSIDSPWVVKTEEKLKFDAIFESLSPVGGMLSGEKVKPVLLNSKLPVDVLGRVWELSDLDRDGMLDRDEFAVVMYLVYRALEGEPIPMSLPATLVPPSKRKKLPVSVPPVMPLLPSPPSIKERRSSHSGSKTLPSKPAATPVTWAVSPPDKAKYDEVFANTDLDMDGLVSGPEVRDIFLKTGLPSATLARIWELCDIGDIGKLTREQFALALHLINQKLTKGVDPPQNLCPEMIPPSDRLSFAAKQSNAANLAADFSAIKELDSLSNEIVDLQKEKSSVEQDINEKEERIRERTSEVQELQNEVQKESGVLQRLQSQRQEVQDALEELDQQKTTLEEQLGHIRQQCSHENQLISSLEVEHAEQEQRIEEYEEQLVQAREELLRLQEETQHLEEKVQAAREQLTPLQESVRDSFSQVSQVEQKLSDLQLEERTVTSQLSWKKALEEDPVLVNGSADEQHQEDQAEELRVEPPAIQPQMGPAEPREEQIEVVKEDRSKTPEEPVPKSDAFEDLYNSLSSTTWPVLQDKPVKEHISPVAFTLQEQRSPTSEVEQVESPEPEGRPESTEPPQATPPALPPQTTPPPLPAQPTMSPTTSPPPLPGMDFFQSDPFIDHDPFKDDPFGKADVSYPFGGDPFKGTDPFAADSFFKQSLAAPFPSADSFTLADPFSGSASLAEPNLFAAPLNNAAGMDPFSAKPQNKAARDPFSAKVNNVDADQFGSKIDSLAEPDPFVSQGTAGPDPFSCSQPGSELPTKDLTAATNDPFAPGGTAVNTGSDPDPFAAVFGNESFGLGFADFSALAKEEGVGGVDVNIRE